TCCATCTGGTTGGTTTTGCCTGGAGCTCTGAGGCTTCCCTATTGAAAGGCTGAACAATGTCCCCTGTGTTCTGTGGTCCCTGGGACTAGTGAGAACAGAGCCTATTATCCCTACTGTATTTCTCTGGCTGTCATCAACACTGTGCAGGGGCCTTGCAGGTCCCTGGCAGCTGCCTTGTGCAGCTCACCCTGACTGATGGGAAAGAGACTTCACAGCTCACTGCCAAGGGCCATGATGGGCTGTGACCAGATGCTGGGGGCACATTCAGACATTGGTTTTCCTGGATCTGCAGGTTCATTGCATCTCCTGacctctcttttcattttttctttttggtttttcaagaagacagggtttctctgtgtagccttggctgtcctggaattagctctgtagaggGCTGGCTCCACAGAGATCTTGCCTGCCactgtgccccccaccccccacttctgCAATTAAAGTgcgtgctaccactgcccagccaacattttgtttttgagacatggttttactatatagcccaggctggcctagaacttgctaagtaggccaggctggccacatatttaaaaagatccacctgcctctgtctctcaggtCTGGGCCCAAAGGGATGCACTACTACACCAATTTCAAAAAGCAAGGTTTTTATTGTATACAAGCCGGCAGGGACTTCTACTGGAAAACTGATGCAACAGCCGCCAGAGGAGGGGGTGCTTTAGCGCATTTAGCCACGCTCTTTTAAAGGGGAAAGCCACAAAAAATTACCTTAGTGGGTGAGGTCCATTTCTGATTGCTTAACATTTAGCAGAGTCAGAGGAATTTATATTTTTGGCAGTACAcctgtaatttaaatatttttattggttgTCATGGGGATGGATTATTCTATGGTTCCTGGGTTGTACTGTGACCTTTTCACTTTTCCTGAAAGtggtctgtttttttgttttgttttggttttggttttggttttgaattcCTTGGAACAGGGTAGAACTGGGTAACTAACTTGGAGGTCAAGGTGGGGTTGCTCTACTCTGTTTCCAGTGTTGCTGAGGTttatctaatttcattttttttttttttttttttttttttacccagaaagggtttctctgtttagctttccAGCCTATCCTGAGCTCTCTTTCCAGCCTATCCagctctcttgtagaccaggctggtcttgaactcacagagatccgcctgcctctgcctcccaagtgctgggagtaaaggtgtgtgccaccaatgcccggcttctaaTTTGATGTTAAGTATTTCATTTGCAATGGAGATGAGAGCTAGGGCTCTGCTGTACACGCACACTTCTCACATTGACCTGCTGAAGTCCAGTCTTGAATAGCAGATGCCTGAGTTCAAATGGACATCCCCATCTCAGTCAGTCTTGTTTCTTCCCTTTGTATCTTACATTCCCAGCCCTCAGTGTCTGTGGGTAGCACTGTCCTTACCTTGTCTGCATTGCCCACCAGGGAAGGATGTTGCTCCCTAGAACATGACGGAGCTCAGAGCTCAGTGGCTTCTTTGTCATTGTCAGTAGCACACTCTGCAGCACAGGCTGCTGCTTGCCTTCCGTGTACTGCTAGATGTGTGGGAAGAACTAGTGTGctggggtggggagttgggggaggtggtgggggtTTTAGCAGGTTCAGGGTATGTGTTAGCATCTTTCCTACTTCTTCCTGTGGAAGGAAGTGAAATCCCAGAGAGGGGACCCTTTATGTCAGCCACCTTTTTAGTTAGGGGCCTTCCTGTGGCGGAACAGCCAGAAGTGGGACCCTATCAAGGTTAAGGCTATCCAAAGGGACTTGGCTTTGTGTCCTTCTCCGGATCAAGGCAGCCAGCCCTTCCTAGTCTACAGATGGGAAGGAAGTGGGACCCTCTTAGAGTAGGGAGTaacctggcttctctggctttttttctttggtttttcgagacagggtttctctgtcactttggaggctgtcctggaactagctattgtagaccaggctggtcttgaactcacagagatccacctgcctctgcctcccgagtgctgggagtgtaccaccaacacccagctggctttttttattatttatttttatttattaagcaCACATATGAGTGCtctctctgcatgtatgtctttacaccagaagagagcatcagatcccactgtaaatggttgtgagccaccatgtggttgctaggagctaaattcaggacctctggaagaatagccagtattcttaactgctaagccatctctccagctcccataatttttaatgatttatttatctttattttgtgtgcatctgtgttttgcctgcatgtatgtctatgtgagggtgttaggtctcctggaactggagttacaagcagttatgagttgccatgtggatgcttggaattgaacccaggtcttttagAAGTGCAGCCAGATCTCTtgaccactcagccatctctctggttcttttgcttttcttcgagacagggtttctcattgtagtcctggctgtcctggaacttgctctgtagatccagactggccttgactcacagagatccaactgcctcagcctctgctaggattaaaggcatgcaccatcaccacctgacccttctctggttctctctctttttttttttttttttttggtttttcgagacaggttttctctgtggctttggaggctgtcctggaactagctcttgttgaccaggctggtctcgaactcacaaagatcccgagtgctgggattaaaggcgtgcgccaccaacgccctgctcttCTCTGGTTCTTAAAGAACTTATTTCTTCCCCCCTTTTGCAAGTGACCTTCCTGGAACCATGATGCTGTCATGCCCAACACTGCTTCCTCTGCCCACAGCCCTCATCCCTCTCCTCTTGCCACTGGCACTTAGCAGGCTATCTGGGCAGTTGCAGGATACTGGCATGAGTAGTATTCCATGAGCTTATAAGGACCCAAGTTGCTAGAGGCTGGACCTCAGACCAGCCTCACCTCAGGCACAGGGGCTGATGGGTGAGGCCAGATTTTGGACTTAGGGCAGAAGGGCCCTCAGGAACGAACACTCTGCAGCCTGCCTGAGGTTTAAGCTGCTTCTGCTGTATACAGGTCTCTGAAGGTTGGTCTGCTCATCTCCCTGGACTACTGGTGGTGTACAAATGTTATCCTACGAGGAGTGGAGGAGGTTTGTCCTCATATCCTGAGCACATGGCAGGGAGGGGGGGATGCTGGAGGTAGGGGGTGCTGGGGGCATCAGGGAGTGGCCACCTGTCCCCAGCCTTTCTTCCATGCCTGTGGTCAGAACAGCCCGGGGTATGTGAAGGTGATGTCTGCATGTCACCAGCGTGCGGCTGACGCCCTGGTGGCAGGAGCCATCCGCAATGGGGGCCTCTATGTGAAACTGGGTCAAGGACTGTGCTCCTTCAACCACCTGCTGCCACCTGAGTACATCCAGACGTTGCGTGTGCTGGAGGACAAGGCTCTCACTCGGGGCTTCCGAGAGGTGAGCCCACCTGATGtggcagagggaagaggaagctgcCTCAGCAGCCCTGGCAGTGACTCTAAGCATTTCTTGACAGGTGGATGAGCTGTTCCTTGAAGACTTCCAGGCACTGCCTAATGAACTCTTCCAGGAGTTTGACTATGAGCCGATGGCTGCTGCAAGCCTAGCTCAGGTGCACCGTGCCAAGCTACATGATGGCACTGCTGTGGCTGTAAAGGTATCTATGCTGCTGTACTCTAGATGGATCCTGGGCCAGTGGTGACCCTGGATTTCAGTGTACCCTGGCCTACTGCAGGTACAGTACATTGACCTACGAGACCGCTTTGATGGGGATGTGCACACACTGGAACTTCTGCTGCAACTCGTAGAGCTCATGCACCCCAGCTTCGGCTTCAGCTGGGTCCTACAGGTAGTGCCACCCATAGCAGGTGGGAGAGTGGCAGCTGGTGGTAAGTGCTAAACCCTGATGGGACTGACCCACCCATGTATCACCTCCAGGACCTGAAGGGGACCCTGGCCCAGGAGCTGGACTTCGAAAATGAGGGCCGAAATTCTGAGCGCTGTGCTCAAGAGCTAAAGCACTTCCATTATGTCGTTGTCCCTCGGGTGCACTGGGATAAGTCTAGCAAGGTGGGCTGGGTAGAGCTTTCCCTGAGGGTGGGGCAACACACATTTGCGGAGCTCACTCAGCCTCTTGCTCTCCCAGCGGGTGCTGACAGCTGACTTCTGTGAAGGCTGTAAAGTGAATGACACAGAGGCCATCAAAAGGCAGGGACTGGCAGTGCAGGACGTGAGTACCATGTGTTGAGGGAGGCAGTGCATGCTGGATGATGGCTGCTGCCATGTATTCCCCCGTGTTCTCCCTAGGTAGCAAAGAAGCTGATCCAGACTTTTGCTGAACAGATATTCTACACTGGCTTCATTCACTCTGACCCCCACCCTGGAAATGGTAGGAGAGCCCCCAGGGTGGGGTCTTAGAGGGGTGGCTTGAGCTGACAGGCTGTGTTCCTAGTTCTGGTGCGGAAAGGTCCAGATGGAAAAGCAGAGCTGGTACTCCTGGACCACGGTCTCTACCAGTTCCTAGATGAGAAGTAAGCTGGGGCCAAGCATGGGGGGCCAGGGGGAGGGCAGGCATCTTTGGGCCTTGGGCCCTTCTTCCTGCATCTTGGAGCTCAGTTAGGCCTTCCTGCAGGGACCGATCCTCCCTGTGTCAGCTGTGGCGGGCCATCATCCTGAGGGACAGTGCTGCAATGAAGACACACGCAGCTGAACTTGGGGTACAAGGTAAGGGTGGGTGTTTGTGGGACAGTCAGAAGCCTGCCACTGGGCACCAAACGGAACTCCTGCCTTCTCCACAGACTATATGCTGTTCTCTGAGGTGCTCATGCAGCGACCAGTGCGCCTGGGCCAGCTGTGGGGCTCCCACCTGTTGAGCCGTGAGGAGACTGTCTACATGCAGGATATGGCTCGTGAACACTTTGAAGGCATAATGGAAGTACTCAAGGCACTGCCACGGCCCATGCTACTTGTGCTGCGAAACATCAATACAGTGCGTGCCATCAACTCAACATTGGGCACCCCTGTGGACCGCTACTTCCTCATGGCCAAGAGGTTGGTGACCAAAGGGGAAGACTGAAGGGGCTGCAGCAGGTTAGCAGGCTGATGTGTGTATCTGATAACAGTGCTGTCTGGGGTTGGAGCCGCCTGGTGGGTGCAGCATACCATGGCATTTACAGCAGCAGCCTCTTACGCCACATCAAGGTCATCTGGGAGACATTCAAGTTTGAAGTGGCCCTGAGGTGAGTGAACACGGGGCTGGATGGGTGGCTGACCAGGATCTGCTCCCCATCAACTTATGACCTTTACCCTGCCCCTCTAGGCTGGAGATCCTTGCCATGCGGCTCACTGCCCTCCTGCTTCGTGTTCTGGCCCGCCTGGGCTTTGCCCCCAAGGCTAAGGATGTCTCCCAGTACCTGGAGATGTAGCTCCCTGAGCCACAACAACTGCAAGGCTGCCAGGGGCCAGCAGAGTTTCCAGCCTGGGCACACTGAGCAGGCCCCAGTGCATAAATCTTACAACCCAGAGCCTGGAATGGGGAGTACACTATGGGGGCTCTTAAACACAATGACCACACACTTGTCTGGAAGAAatcgttttctttttcttttatacaaaATGGGTAGAGATAATTGTACAATGGCAGGGTATCACAGAGTTAGAAGTGAGCAGTGACACGGTCTGTCTCCAGCAAGTCATCCAGAATCTGTGGGATGATGGGGAGGTAAAGGTGTGACTGGGTAGGGCATCTGGTGAGGCAGATGagctaaggagagagagaggtggtacTCACAATGTCGGGTGTGGTACCTATCTTCTTGGCCAGCTCACTGCGCTCCATGGTGCTGAGGTATAGGTAGCGGTTTAGCAGCTCTCCATCAAGGACATTGCGCACAGCGTTCTGTAGGATGCGCCGGTCAACATGCAGCATTCTAGGGTGGTGGACATCGGGGTCAGAGCACACCTGGGGTGCAGGGAGGGACCCGGGAAGGGGGACACTCACCGGAAGGCACGGGggttgaggccagcatggtgggGTAGCATGGTTGTCAGTGCATTCTGCAGCATCAGCAGCCGTCGGTATGTCTTCTCTTGCATGGGCAGCAGGAGCCCAATGCCACCATCCAGGGTGGCTGAAGAGACAATGTGTGAGCCAGGCTGATCATCCCATCCCTAGGCACCCTTACCCCAGTACTCACCAAACCACGTGATGTGCTTGTTTTCCCACATGACTGACTTCTTGCTGGGCCCCTCAGCAGCGCCTCGGCATGGGGTCCTCCAGAATGTGTTCACAtgggcacccacatggaagtCTGCTCGGCGCAGCAGGCGCATGCCCCCAAAACTCTCTTTGGCTGAGCACAGAACCTCAAGTCATGACCTGCCCACTGCCTGGTACCCATCCCAGGAAGAGGCTGCAGAGGAACCACTCACCTTCTGGCAGATACATATACACCATAAGATTGCGGTCTCGGTCAGACACTGATGAACAGAGGGACTCAGAGTCAGCTCAGCGATTCACGCCCCGCTAGTGTAGCCTCCCAGGGACCCACACACTCACCTAAGAAGCCCAGCTGGGCATTGTCTACCATGAAATCCACGCTGTACACCTCCAAAGGCTTGGCAtcctgggaaaggaaaagggcGGTGTTGGAGCAGGCACTGGACTGGTGCCCACCTGCACACCTGTCCCTATGAGTACCCGGGACACCAGGCTCAGCGTCTTGCTCTCCTCCTGGTAACGCAGCAGTGAGATGCTCTTCATGACATCCGCTGCCAGGATGAAGTTCTTGACACTGATCATCTGGTGGATGTAGAGCTGGGTGTCAATGAAGGCCATGCCAGTCAGCTCGCTGGCCCGCAGGCTCCACAGGAAGATCTGAAGGGCAGGAGATGGTGAGCAGAGTAGCTGTTAGAGGCCAAACAGCTGCtacaggagggaagggagggacaggAATAAATGACGCACTTTTTGGCCAATGGCTGACACCAAGTGGCCATTGCAGTGGCACAGCGCAGTCACGggccctttctgctccttctcaTACAGGACCTTGAACTTGTTCTTAGTCAGGGGCTGCCCAGGCTCAGGGACCACTTCAATCACATCCATGATCAAGATctggaagggaaagggagtgCATGGAGATGGCAGATGGTCTGCTGGGGGCTGCCTGCCCCCACCCAAAGGCCCTTACCCGCCCACGGCATGTGACTTCTTCCCCCTGCATGAGGCaagtcccagcagccacatagccCTTTAGGCCTGAAACGGTCTCCTCACTGCGCAGTGACACCGTCTTCATGCACGTGACATGCTCCCATTCCTCTAGCTCAATCCTGCATGAAGCCAAGCTGCATTATTACTTGCTACCTCCAAGCTGCCACCAAAGAGCAGCCCCTGGTAGGTCCATCCTCACCTGGCATTAGGAATGGCCTCCCAGCTGACTGGAGAGATGAGCTGGATGGAGAAGGCTTCCTGCTGGGGGTGGATGTATCTGTCATCTGTTGAGACAAGGAAAGTGAGTCAGTCACCCTGAACAGTACAGCCAAGCTCTGCCCCACCCTACCCTCAAGTGTTGCATACCTCTTTCAATAGCCTCAAATTCCTTTTCCTCACCAGTCATTCGTGGGATTCGAGTACAAGGTGTGTTGGTGCTGGTGGCCACAGCATACACCTGGGTGTTAGAGAGTGTCACATGCCAGAGGCCAGGCTCAGAAGGAGCCTGGGGGATATGGGACAGGGACAGACCTTGGACTCTACATGGTACGCCACATAGTGGGCTGTGCAGCGCAGCGGGATCTTCCTGACAGGCCATGGAGCATCATAGGAGAGGTATGCAGGCAGGACACTGATCCTCAGTTCACCCTAGGGGTACAGTGGGTAGCAAAGTCAGATTGCTCTGGGATGGACAAGGGCAGGGCCAATGAACATAGACCTCCCCAAATGTTCTCTAGTTCTGTGGTAACGGGATATCAGGTCTGCTGTATTGGGCAGTTGCCTGGAGAGGCTAAAGCTTTGGCAGCCTGACTGTGTAGGCTCACATCATGTTGGTGGACAGTAATGTAGGATATGGGAAGGCCAGGGCCAGAGGACCCCAGGGACTGGACACAGTAGTAACTCCAACAATAAATAGGCAAAGGAGCCAATGTCTGTGACCCAGGCCACCCTTCACCAGCAGTTCTGTGTTACTAGCCCCTGGAAAGCACCTGCCATCAGGGTCTTAATCCCTGCTATCATCTGGGTGGCACAGATGGTAAAACAGGCTCAGGCATGTGGTTGCCACAAAGCCATATAGCAACTAAGAGGCAGAACAAAAGGTAAAGCCAACTCAGCCTGGCTCTTGAACAAAGTGAGGCTATACCAGAGCAATTTCCAGCATGTATCTCAAGTGCAGGACGGTGATCTCACTGGTCAGCCCTCCACACCCCATTTGTCCCATCCTCAGTCTTCCCAGGACAAGCTCAGAGTTGAATTCCTTGGCCCTACCAGTTTCCACTGTCTTGACCTTGTGCTCCCACAGCTGGTCTGGCCTAGGGCGGTATCAGTAGCACTGGAGGGAAGGAGGCTAAGACTCCTTACCTGTCTGTTGAAGTACAGGAAGCCACGGGGGCAGTTCACATTGTGGAATGGAGCAAACGAGTCAATGGGGCCATCGATGCCCATGGGATGCAGACGCAGAGCTCCACGGCCAGTCACCAGAAGCCAGTGCGGGGAGGGTCCACAGATGAAAACCTGGAGGCAGACACTTTTGAGTGCAGTATGAGTGAGGCACTATCCTCAAATCCAGGCCCTTGCCAGGCCACTTGCCTACCCCTGAATAGCCATAGATGTCCTCGAAATAGCGGAAACGTGCCACACGGCCCCGGACTCCAGACCCCTCCTCAGTACTGCAACCTTCTGCCTTCTTCTTAGATGGCTTTGGCTTCTTTTCACGGAAGTTGATGTTGTGAGGGACCTGGCAGTGGCCATAGTAAGTGCTAGGTCCTCCAGACCCTGCTGGCCTGGCCCCTCAATCTCCCTCATGCCCAAGCAGGGCACAGCCACTGGTACCTTCTTAAAGCGGACTTTGAGATTCCCCTGGCCAAGCTGAGAGTCGTGGGGGAAGGCCTCATAGATAAGCAATTCCTGGTCCACGTGCACCTGGGACATCCAAGCAGGGGTAGTTAGGGTGGGGGTAGTTAGGGTGGGAGTAAGGGAAGGACATGAGGATAGGGCAGGgtcttgggaggcaggcaggtggctAGAAGGAGCTTACCAGCAGGTAGGGCCTGCTCTGCCGGCTTCCCAGAGCAACCAACAACACCTCCTTGACCAAAGGCAGCTCCCCCTGGCGTGTGGCCTCTTCCTTTCTGACTTCACCTTGTGTAGTGGGCTGTCCAAAAGAACTGTCCACCAGGACCCGCTGGCCCACAGGGAAGTTCTTAACTAGGAACACCAGCCGCCAGTCTGGGAGCTGGTAAATCTGGAGAGAGGACAATGGTGAAGAGTGGAAGCAAAGGCTACCGTGCTGTGgtactgttgtgtgtgtgtaatacaccCACCTCCATGGTGCCATTCTCCCGCACGAGCAGGCACCAGTGGGTGGGGTCCACCCTGAAGGGTGCAGGGTCACGGTCAGCGGGGGGCTGGTTGCTCCTGCGGGCCTCCTCTTTGCTGGGACTGAAGAGGGAGCTGGAGTCCCCATACAGCATCTCTTCTTCATCATCCACTGTGGGGCTGGGAACCAATATACAAATACATTACAGCCTGCCATGGGGACACCAGCACCACATGTACCAGTCCCTACGCACCTTGTTTCTGAGCCCAGACCTTCAGCCTCTGAGCCACTTCGGCCCCCCAGTTCGTCACGAGCCCCACCCAGGCGGCTCTCAGTGGTGAACATGCCACTGACATCACGGTACAGGCAGAGTGCAATCACCTTAGACTGCTGTAGGAAATGGAGTGGGGTTCAGACAAGAGCAGGGGCAGGCAATGGGAAGACAAAGGCATCAAGGGTAGGGTGCCTACATGATGCAGCGGAGGCTTGTGCagtgccaggcggtggtggcggcCGCCATATGAATCACTCTTGAGTAGGAACATGGTAACATGGCCCTCAGCACTCATGATGACTACATAGGGATCAGCCACAGCACACTGTACAATGGGGGCACCCAGGTCCACAGGGATGAAGTGGAGTTGATTCACTGTGAACACAAGGTTTTAGGGTGAGGTGGCCAAGTCCATAGCACCTCAAGCCCCATTAACACAGACCTGCCCTTTCACAAACATACCGCCTTCCAACAGGCGAATGCCCAGTGGTGAGACTTGGACAATGTAGCGATTGTCCCCAATGTTTCCGGCAAAGACCGTGGGACCTTGTGTGGCAAAGCCACTGGTGTCCAGCTCCATGATCTCCTGGCCAGTCTGTAGGATCTATGGCGACAGTGTTGAGTGGTGCCCTTCCCCTGGGAACCCTGTTCCTAGTCCCagactcaatttttttttttaccatggtTGAATCTTCCCGACTAAGAATAAGGAAGCCATGTCTTCGCCCATCCTCCTCTGCTTTGGGAGTAGTAGACTCCTGCTCTGTGCTCTCTGCTCTGGGTGCTTCTTCCTGCGAGGGCAAAAGAGGATCAGGGCAGGGGTCACAGTCTAGCAAGGGCAGTGTATGACTGTGACCACCTGGACCCCAGTGTCCCCAGGTGCTGCACAATTCCCTGCCCCTCTGGGTCTCCTTCTCAGTCCAGTCTACCTCCTCTTTCCGCACAGGAGCAATGACTGTCCACATATCATAGCAGCCAGGAAGTTCAAAGGTTGTCACCACCTGGGGCCGGATACTCTTCTGGAATAGAGATGGTGTGGGAGTGAGGGTTCAGCCCAGCTAAGTTGTACTCCGTGTCTCCCACCTTGCCTACACATACCTGCAACACTGACAGGGCCCCATTTTTCCCATAGCCGGAGCAAACCACAATCTCCAGGTCTGGCTCAGGACTGTTCTGAAACTACAGAGTAGGGTAAGGACACAATTTTCCATTTCACCTCTAGGCTCTAAACCTATAGTCCCAACCCCTTGGGTACCTCTTCAGAGAGGAAGGCAGGCTCGCCCACAGCAGCATTGGCACAGGGTCCAATGTTGAGCATGCTGTCACAGACCTGTGGGCACAGCAACAGTCAGCTACGGTAAAGGGGGTGGATATCCACTGCCTTTCCCAGTCTTACCTCAAAAGAGTAGGTGGCCAGCTGTGTGCCTGACTGGGCCTCACTGCCATATACTTCAATCTCATCCACCTCATCTTGTGGCACCGTCTTGCCTCCTGCAACAGACAGAGCCCAACGGAGTCCAACCATGGACTTGTGCCTTCCCCtgctcagctcagctcacccTCTTACCTGTCCAGCCCGCTGTAGGGTCTACTCGCTTCTTCTTAGAGGGAGGTTCTTCCTGTGTGGCATGAGAAATGAGTAGCCCTGAGGCTGTCCCACACATGGGTCATGGAAGGACAGGCCCAGAGACCCCACATTGTGGGCACTTGCCTTGTCAGCAGCCTCACGGACAGAACTGGCCGGGGGCTCCTGCAGCTTCTCTGTGTACTTGAGGAGGAGGGAGTTGCCCAGGCGAGAGCCCAAGAACAGATATCCAGGCTCCATTGTGACCATCTGAGGGAGAGGCGTGAATAAGAGTACAACCAGACCCGGGGGCCCAGAACACTCCCAACCTTGTCCCTACTCACGCTGGTGGTAAGGACGCTGGCAGCTGCCTTGTCGAAGTGAAAGGCTCGGACACTACGCATGCCATCAGTGATGAGGGTCAGCACGTAACTGTGGGTAGAGGTAAGGGTGTTGAGTGGGCAAGGGACACACAGGCACTGAGAAGGCGAGAATGTGGGCATTTCAGAGGTCAGTGTTCATGGGCTGTGGGCTCACATCTCGCCTCCCTTGAGGGAGATGACCATCTTGTCATAAGAGATGAAGGCTGCCTGCGCGCAGTCCAGGGTGATCCGTACGCCCTCTTGGGTACCTATGAGGTATATGGTGATCATGCAAACTGGATGCCTTGCCCTGCACCAGGCACACCCCACTTTTCCCATAGCACACCCCACTCACGTAATGGGAAAGCAGTGGTGCCTGTGGTGAGACTATTGAGAGCCACCCCATATGGGGGAACACTCTGGTTCAGGTACAACAGTGAATTGACAGCGAAGATCACTACCCCACCTGGAGGCAGACACAACTGTTAACTAGAGCAGTTCATTGCTGCTCCCCTACCCCCATTGCCATCCAACACAACCATACCCTTACCTATGGGCTTGGGTACAGCCAGGGCCTGAGTACAGTCAAAAGGCAAGCTGGTGAGGGACCAGATGACTGGATGGACTTTCTGTGTGATGTTCAGCGAGATAGCCACAATGGAGCACGTGTCCTGCCTCACAGCCACCCGCCTAGAGCAGCAGGTAGGTCATCCAGAGGCAGTCACACTGCTCCCAAGGCCAGTGACCCAGTGACCCAGTGATCCCTATCCCCCTGTATAT
This DNA window, taken from Cricetulus griseus strain 17A/GY chromosome 2, alternate assembly CriGri-PICRH-1.0, whole genome shotgun sequence, encodes the following:
- the Cpsf1 gene encoding cleavage and polyadenylation specificity factor subunit 1 isoform X4; the encoded protein is MYAVYKQAHPPTGLEFAMYCNFFNNNERNLVVAGTSQLYVYRLNRDAEALTKNDGSTEGKAHREKLELVASFSFFGNVMSMASVQLAGAKRDALLLSFKDAKLSVVEYDPGTHDLKTLSLHYFEESELRDGFVQNVHTPRVRVDPDGRCAAMLIYGTRLVVLPFRRESLAEEHEGLMGEGQRSSFLPSYIIDVRALDEKLLNIIDLQFLHGYYEPTLLILFEPNQTWPGRVAVRQDTCSIVAISLNITQKVHPVIWSLTSLPFDCTQALAVPKPIGGVVIFAVNSLLYLNQSVPPYGVALNSLTTGTTAFPLRTQEGVRITLDCAQAAFISYDKMVISLKGGEIYVLTLITDGMRSVRAFHFDKAAASVLTTSMVTMEPGYLFLGSRLGNSLLLKYTEKLQEPPASSVREAADKEEPPSKKKRVDPTAGWTGGKTVPQDEVDEIEVYGSEAQSGTQLATYSFEVCDSMLNIGPCANAAVGEPAFLSEEFQNSPEPDLEIVVCSGYGKNGALSVLQKSIRPQVVTTFELPGCYDMWTVIAPVRKEEEEAPRAESTEQESTTPKAEEDGRRHGFLILSREDSTMILQTGQEIMELDTSGFATQGPTVFAGNIGDNRYIVQVSPLGIRLLEGVNQLHFIPVDLGAPIVQCAVADPYVVIMSAEGHVTMFLLKSDSYGGRHHRLALHKPPLHHQSKVIALCLYRDVSGMFTTESRLGGARDELGGRSGSEAEGLGSETSPTVDDEEEMLYGDSSSLFSPSKEEARRSNQPPADRDPAPFRVDPTHWCLLVRENGTMEIYQLPDWRLVFLVKNFPVGQRVLVDSSFGQPTTQGEVRKEEATRQGELPLVKEVLLVALGSRQSRPYLLVHVDQELLIYEAFPHDSQLGQGNLKVRFKKVPHNINFREKKPKPSKKKAEGCSTEEGSGVRGRVARFRYFEDIYGYSGVFICGPSPHWLLVTGRGALRLHPMGIDGPIDSFAPFHNVNCPRGFLYFNRQGELRISVLPAYLSYDAPWPVRKIPLRCTAHYVAYHVESKVYAVATSTNTPCTRIPRMTGEEKEFEAIERDDRYIHPQQEAFSIQLISPVSWEAIPNARIELEEWEHVTCMKTVSLRSEETVSGLKGYVAAGTCLMQGEEVTCRGRILIMDVIEVVPEPGQPLTKNKFKVLYEKEQKGPVTALCHCNGHLVSAIGQKIFLWSLRASELTGMAFIDTQLYIHQMISVKNFILAADVMKSISLLRYQEESKTLSLVSRDAKPLEVYSVDFMVDNAQLGFLVSDRDRNLMVYMYLPEAKESFGGMRLLRRADFHVGAHVNTFWRTPCRGAAEGPSKKSVMWENKHITWFATLDGGIGLLLPMQEKTYRRLLMLQNALTTMLPHHAGLNPRAFRMLHVDRRILQNAVRNVLDGELLNRYLYLSTMERSELAKKIGTTPDITVSLLTSNSVIPCHCTIISTHFV
- the Cpsf1 gene encoding cleavage and polyadenylation specificity factor subunit 1 isoform X2 — encoded protein: MYAVYKQAHPPTGLEFAMYCNFFNNNERNLVVAGTSQLYVYRLNRDAEALTKNDGSTEGKAHREKLELVASFSFFGNVMSMASVQLAGAKRDALLLSFKDAKLSVVEYDPGTHDLKTLSLHYFEESELRDGFVQNVHTPRVRVDPDGRCAAMLIYGTRLVVLPFRRESLAEEHEGLMGEGQRSSFLPSYIIDVRALDEKLLNIIDLQFLHGYYEPTLLILFEPNQTWPGRVAVRQDTCSIVAISLNITQKVHPVIWSLTSLPFDCTQALAVPKPIGGVVIFAVNSLLYLNQSVPPYGVALNSLTTGTTAFPLRTQEGVRITLDCAQAAFISYDKMVISLKGGEIYVLTLITDGMRSVRAFHFDKAAASVLTTSMVTMEPGYLFLGSRLGNSLLLKYTEKLQEPPASSVREAADKEEPPSKKKRVDPTAGWTGGKTVPQDEVDEIEVYGSEAQSGTQLATYSFEVCDSMLNIGPCANAAVGEPAFLSEEFQNSPEPDLEIVVCSGYGKNGALSVLQKSIRPQVVTTFELPGCYDMWTVIAPVRKEEEEAPRAESTEQESTTPKAEEDGRRHGFLILSREDSTMILQTGQEIMELDTSGFATQGPTVFAGNIGDNRYIVQVSPLGIRLLEGVNQLHFIPVDLGAPIVQCAVADPYVVIMSAEGHVTMFLLKSDSYGGRHHRLALHKPPLHHQSKVIALCLYRDVSGMFTTESRLGGARDELGGRSGSEAEGLGSETSPTVDDEEEMLYGDSSSLFSPSKEEARRSNQPPADRDPAPFRVDPTHWCLLVRENGTMEIYQLPDWRLVFLVKNFPVGQRVLVDSSFGQPTTQGEVRKEEATRQGELPLVKEVLLVALGSRQSRPYLLVHVDQELLIYEAFPHDSQLGQGNLKVRFKKVPHNINFREKKPKPSKKKAEGCSTEEGSGVRGRVARFRYFEDIYGYSGVFICGPSPHWLLVTGRGALRLHPMGIDGPIDSFAPFHNVNCPRGFLYFNRQGELRISVLPAYLSYDAPWPVRKIPLRCTAHYVAYHVESKVYAVATSTNTPCTRIPRMTGEEKEFEAIERDDRYIHPQQEAFSIQLISPVSWEAIPNARIELEEWEHVTCMKTVSLRSEETVSGLKGYVAAGTCLMQGEEVTCRGRILIMDVIEVVPEPGQPLTKNKFKVLYEKEQKGPVTALCHCNGHLVSAIGQKIFLWSLRASELTGMAFIDTQLYIHQMISVKNFILAADVMKSISLLRYQEESKTLSLVSRDAKPLEVYSVDFMVDNAQLGFLVSDRDRNLMVYMYLPEAKESFGGMRLLRRADFHVGAHVNTFWRTPCRGAAEGPSKKSVMWENKHITWFATLDGGIGLLLPMQEKTYRRLLMLQNALTTMLPHHAGLNPRAFRMLHVDRRILQNAVRNVLDGELLNRYLYLSTMERSELAKKIGTTPDIILDDLLETDRVTAHF